GCGCCCTTCACCAATCATATCGATCACCGTCGTGGCCTCATCGCCGCGCGCGATCTGATCAATCAGGCTCTGGAGGGCTGAGCGATGGATTGGATCAGCCCTGCGAACGCGATGAGCATGGTGTTCGACGACCCAGCACGAGTCGGACCGGACTCGGATTTCGGCTTCGCCCTGCTTTGGTCGGGCGATGGCAAGGGCGGCAGTCATCGCACTGCCGACCTTGCCCGCGCGAAGTTACAGCCCCGGAAGCCCTCCGCAGCTGATATCAAGGCTGCGGGACCAGAGTGGGCGGTCACCGCCGCCGACCATCGGCTGCTTCTGGCCGATGGCGTGGCTGATGTTTGCGGCGCCCGGGTGTTCTTCGAAAGCTATGACGCAGCGGTACGGCCTGGTCAGAACCTCCTCGCCGTGGTGCAGACGTTGCGCTTTCCGCCGTCGCTGCCCCGTCATGCTATGATGCACGCCGCCTACATGTACGTGGCGCTGTGCCTACAGCCGAAGGCGCTCAGCAGCCTGATTGTGCAGCACATGCCTTCGGACATTCGATCGAATCGCGCACCGCACCTTCACATCGTAACGCCCGTTCTGACCCATCACTTGTCCGGATACAGCGCTGTCCATCCAATGTTCGAAGATACACCTGCTGTAATGCACCGTTCCTTTGCGTCGGACTGGCAACGTGTACGCCAGGCGCTGGCAACGCTGTCTACTGCTTAGGGTCAGGACCCATTGATGTGGGAGGCGCGATCTGATTCAGGCTCCGTGAGGAGAGAGTGGATGAGCGACCTGTACTGGCTGACGGATGAGCAGATGGCGCGTCTGCAACCGTTCTTTCCCAAGAGCCATGGCAAGCCTCGGGTCGATGATCGGCGGGTGCTCAGCGGCATCATTTTCGTCAATCGCAACGGGCTACGCTGGTGTGATGCACCGAAGGACTATGGGCCGCACAAGACGCTCTACAATCGCTGGAAGCGGTGGAGCGAGAGGGGTATTTTCCTGCGAATGATGGAAGGTCTCGCGGCAGCGGAGGCCGTGCCGAAGACCGTCATGATCGACGCGACCTACCTGAAGGCACACCGCACGGCATCGAGTCTGCGGGTAAAAAAGGGGATCTCGGCCGTCTGATCGGCCGCACGAAAGGCGGCATGAACACCAAACTGCACGCCGTCAGCGATGCGGACGGGCGGCCCTTGAGCTTCTTCATGACCGCCGGGCAGGTCAGCGACTACACCGGCGCGGCAGCCTTGCTCGACGATCTGCCGAAAGCACAGTGGCTGCTTGGCGACCGTGGTTATGATGCCGATTGGTTCAGAGACGCCCTGGAAGCCAAAGGCATCCAGCCCTGCATCCCGGGCCGCAGATCGCGCAACGAGCCGGTCAGATACGACAAGCGCCGCTACCGGCGCCGCAGCCGCATCGAGATCATGTTCGGCCGTCTGAAGGATTGGCGCCGCGTCGCAACTCGCTACGACCGCTGCCCAACCGTCTTCTTCTCTGCCGTCGCCCTCGCGGCCACCGTCATCTTCTGGCTATGACCAATGAGTCCTGACCCTAATTCGCGCGTACATCGACTGCCTGTGCGGGTTGAAACCCTCCGCAGGCAGTCGCCGAGGTTCGGTCCCCGTGACACCAGCGCCCAGCCCTTCCTCACGGTAGAGCCGCTGGGTCTTCTTGCGGTTGATCGTAATGCCGTCTCGGCGCAGCAGGATGTGCAGCCGTCGGTAGCCAAACCGCCGGCGCTGCTGCGCCAACTCACGCAAACGCGACCGCAGGTCGCTATCATCCGTCCGGCAAGACCGATACCGCATGCTCGTGCGGTCCGCCACGACGACAGCACACGCCCGCCGCTCGCTCATCCCGAGTGTCGCCTGGAGATGAGCGACCGCTTGCCGCTTCGCGGCGGGCGTCTCCACTTTTTTGACAGCAGGTCTTTCAACCCCGCATTGTCGAGCATCGTGTCCGCAAGCAGCCGCTTGAGCCGCGCGTTCTCCTCTTCGAGCGACCGCAGGCACTTCGCGTCAGATACCTCCAGGCCGCCGAACTTCGCCTTCCATGCATAGTAAGTCGCGCTCGACATGCCGTGCTTGCGGCACAGCTCCGTCACCACGCACCCGCCTCGGCCTCCTTCAGGATGCCGATGATCTGCTCTTCCGAAAACTGCTTCCGCTTCATTCCGTCCGTCCCTTCGAGGGGCCGGTCTCTAGTTCCAGGTGGATGAAGAAACGGGGGTCACGTCATACCGCTTGTATCGAGCCGGGTCTGCCAGCCATCTGCTGCCGCAACGCCCGATGACCGTTCTGGGTGGAAACTGGTGTGGCCGCCTTGGGGTGGTGTGACCAGGGACCTGCTTTTCATTCATAATAGCCGATTTCGTAGCAACGCGTAGCGGTCATTCTAGATATCCGCACCATTTTACGGCCAGCGCATTAGCTTTGACGATGCCAGCGCGACAGAAAATACGCGCTCCGGCCACAGCTTATATTCTCTATAGAAAAAAACTTTCCGATATGCGAAAGCGTTCGGATGGGGGGAGGACGAACCGGGCCTGGTATGAGCGAAAAAGCAATCTCATCGCCGTTTTTCGACCAGAGGCGTCTGTCTGCGTGGCTGAACCTTCAGGCGCCGGAGGTCGGGGACGTTGAATCCGTCGAACGATTCGCAGGTGGCCAGTCTAATCCAACGTTTGCACTGCATGCCGCCGGCGGACGCTATGTCTTACGTCGGAAGCCGCAAGGCGCGCTGCTCAGGGGTGCGCACGCCGTAGAACGCGAAGCTCGGGTGCAGAGCGCGTTGTACGCGGCAGGATTTCCAGTGCCGCGCATCATTGCCACCTGCGAAGATGCGGGCGTCGTAGGATCGCCGTTCTACGTAATGGCGCTCGTGGAGGGGCGGATGTTTTGGGAGTCGTCCTTTGCGGCGGCGTCGCCGAGCGAGCGGCCGTTGCTCTTCGATGCGATGAACGCCACGCTCGCGCGGTTGCACGCGATCCGACCGGGGGACGTGGGTCTCGGTGACTATGGTCGGCCTGACCGATATGTCGAGCGCCAGATCGCCCGCTGGTCGGCGCAGTATCGCGCGGATGGCGGCGCCGGGCGGGTGCCGGAACTCGAAGCGCTTGCCGCATGGTTGCCGACGGCGGTGCCTAAAGATGAAGAAACCGCGATCGTCCACGGCGATTTTCGCGTTGATAATCTGATTTTTGCGCCTGACCGGCCCGAGATTGTCGCGGTAATCGACTGGGAACTATCGACGCTGGGGCATCCGATCGCGGATTTCGCCTACCATCTCATGATGTATCGGTTGCTACCGAGCTTTCCTGGCGGCCTGCTCGGTGTCGATATCTCGGCAGCGAGGCTTCCGACAGAAGCTAGTTATGTGGAGCGCTATAGCGAGCGTACCGGGCGCAAAGGCGTCGCCGATCTTGATTTCTACCTTTGTTATAACCTGTTCCGCTTCGCAGCGATCATTCACGGCATCAAGGGTCGAATGCTGCGCGGTAACGCTTCGTCGGCGGAGGCGGGTCGCCTGGTCGAGCAACTTCCAACGATTGCTCGCCTCGCTCATGAACAGGGTGTTCGTGCCGGAATGCCCGCGTGACCGAGCGTGTCCAGACGCGCGATGGTGAACTCGCGCTCGACCGGTTGGGACCGGAGACCGCGCCAGTGGTCGTCCTGCTGCACGGAGGCGGGCAGACGCGGTATAGCTGGTCGGGGGCCGCGGAGCAGCTTGCGGCAAACGGCTATCATGTGCTCAATTTCGATGCGCGGGGGCATGGCGAGAGCGCCTGGGCATCGGACGGCTGCTACACCCTCGATGCCAGAGCCGAGGATTTGCGCGCTATCCTTGGTGACGCGCCCGTTTATGCTCTGATCGGTGCCTCGTTGGGCGGTGCGACCGCGATCCATGCGGTCGCGCTTGGCCTGCGCCCACAAGCGTTAGTGCTTGTCGACGTCGTTCCCAATGCCGAGCGCGCCGGGATCGAACGCATCCGGCGCTTCATGCTTTCGGCGCCCGACGGCTTCGCCTCACTCGACGAGGCGGCCGATGCCGTCGCGGCGTATAATCCCGAGCGCCCGCGACCCCGCGATCCCGAAGGGCTGCGCCGCAACCTGCGCCTACGAGACGATGGCCGACTTCACTGGCATTGGGATCCGGCGATCCTCGGCGACGAAAAAGCGACAATGCGATCGGTGCTTGCGGCATCGAGCCGCAGGCTTGCCGAAGTGGCAGATCTACGGACGCTGCTGGTGCGGGGTCTGCGCAGCGATGTTGTAAGCGACGCGAGCGTTGCGGCGTTTCGGGAGATGCTGCCGTCGCTCGAAGTCTTCAATGTAGCAGGCGCTGGCCACATGGTTGCGGGCGACCGTAACGACGCGTTCAATACCGCCGTTCGCGCTTATCTGGAGAAGCACATGCCACCGCTAGCACGGGTCGCTCTATGACCGCGCCATTCGATTGCAGCGGACGGGTTGCGCTGGTCACCGGGGCATCGTCGGGTATCGGTCGGCGCTTCGCGACTATCCTGGCGCAGGGTGGCGCTGCGGTCGTGGTCGCAGCGCGCCGCGCGGACATGCTCGCCGAGTTGGAGGCGGAGATCCTAGCCGCCGGTGGCCGTGCGCGGGCGGTGGCGATGGACGTCGCTGACGAGACATCGGTGATCGCGGCGTTCGATGCGGCAGCCGCTGCCTTCGGCCCGGTCGACACGGTGATCGCAAATGCCGGGATGAACGCCCCTGGCAGCGCGCTCGGCCTGGACGTTGATGCGCTCGACCGACTGTTGTCGGTGAACGTGCGGGGCGTATTCCTGACTGCGCGTGAGGGCGCGCGGCGGATGGTGGCGGCCGGTTCGAGCGAGCACGGTCGCGGGCGGATCGTGCTGGTCTCGTCGATAACCGGCGCCTGGGTACCGACAGGCACAGCCGCCTACGCCGCGTCGAAGGCGGCTGTGAATCAGATGGGTCGTGCGCTGGCAAACGATTGGGCCGGAAAAGGGATCAACGTCAACGTCCTCGCGCCGGGCTATATGATGACTGAGTTGACCGATGACATGTGGGAGTTGCCGATGGGCCAGAAACTGCTGGCGCGCTTTCCACGTCGCCGCATTATGTCGGCAGCGGCGCTCGATCCGATGCTGCTCTATCTGGCATCGGACGCGAGCGCTGAAGTGACCGGCTCCGTATTCACCATCGACGACGGTCAGACGCTGTGAGCGCGCGTGCCGAGGAGATCGCAGGCCGGGTCGAGGCCTTCGTGCGCAATACGGTGGCACCGTTCGAGCGCGATCCACGCTGCGGCGCGCACGGACCCTCCGAAGATCTGGTGGCCGAGTTGCGCGGGCTTGCACGAACGGCGGGCGTACTCACGCCGCATATCTTGCCTGGCGGAGAGCATTTGCATCACCGTGAAGTGGCGATCGTGCTTCGCAAGGCCGGGCTCTCGCCGCTCGGGCCCGTCGCGGTCAACGTCGCGGCGCCAGACGAGGGCAACATGTATCTGCTCGGCGCGCGCGCAACCGATGAGCAGAAGGCACGCTTCCTCGCGCCACTGATCGCCGGTGAGGCGCGATCGGCGTTCTTCATGACCGAACCGGCTGTCGAGGGCGGCGCGGGCAGCGACCCTTCGATGATGCAGACGACGGCCATGCGCGACGGCAACCACTGGCGGATCGACGGGCACAAGGCTTTCATCACGGGTGCGGACGGAGCGCGCGTCGGAATCGTGATGGCGAAGGCCGACGAAGGCGCCTGCCTGTTCCTGGTCGACCTGCCCGATCCCGCGATCCGGATCGAACGCGTGCTCGACACGATCGACAGCTCGATGCCCGGCGGTCACGCGATCGTTGCGATCGACGGGCTGCGTGTGCCTGCCGACCAGATGCTTGGCGAGCCTGGCGATGGGTTCAAGCTTGCGCAGGTGCGGCTCGCCCCGGCACGCCTGACGCACTGCATGCGGTGGCTGGGCGCCTGCACACGGGCGAACGAGATCGCAGTCGACTATGCGAACCGCCGCCACGCGTTCGGCAAGCCGCTGGTCGATCACGAGGGCGTCGGTTTCATGCTGGCCGAGAACCTGATCGATCTGAAACAGGCCGAACTGGTGATCGACTGGTGTGCCGGCGTGCTCGATGGCGGATCGCTGGGCACCGCGGAAAGCTCTATGGCGAAGGTTGCGGTGTCCGAGGCGTTGATGCGGATCGCCGACCGGTGTGTCCAGGTGATGGGCGGTACGGGGGTCAGCGGCGACACGATCGTCGAGCAGGTGTTTCGCGAGGTCCGCGCGTTTCGCATCTACGACGGACCGACCGAAGTTCACAAATGGAGCCTTGCGAAGAAGATCAAGCGCGACTGGAAAGCGGCGCAGGCATGACGACGGGCGATGTCGTGATCGTTGGTGCGGGCCACGCCGGCGCGGCCTGCGCGATCACCCTACGGCAACAAGGTTTCTTGGGATCCGTCCACGTCATCGGGGCCGAGAACGAGCTGCCTTACGAACGACCGCCACTGTCGAAGGAGTATCTGCAGGGCGACAAGCCGTTCGACCGGATGCTGATCCGCCCGCCCGGCTTCTGGCGCGACCGTGATATCGTGTTCCAGCTCGGAACTCGGGTTACCACGGTCGATCCTGACGCCCGCACGGTTCGAACCGATGCCGGCGATATCATCGGATTCGGCGATCTCGTGTGGGCGACCGGCGGCGAGCCGCGTCGGTTGACCTGCGACGGCCATGATCTGGCGGGCGTGCACACCGTCCGCACCCGAGCCGATGCCGATCGCATGCGCAGCGAACTGCCCGGTGTCGAGCGCGTGGCGGTGATCGGCGGCGGGTATATCGGTCTCGAAGCCGCGGCGGTCATGGCGAAGGCTGGCAAGTCGGTCGTGCTGCTCGAGGCACTCGACCGCGTGCTGTCACGTGTGGCGGGGGCCGCGTTGTCGGACTTCTTCGAAGGCACGCACTGCGCGCACGGTGTCGATGTCCGCGTCGGAACGATGGTCGAATGTCTGCTCGGCTCCGGGCGCGTCGAGGGCGTGCGACTGGTCGGCGGTGAAGTCATCGCGGCCGATCTGGTCGTCGTGGGTGTCGGCATCGTGCCCGCAGTCGACCCGTTGCTGGCGGCGGGTGCAGAGGGCGGAAACGGCGTACGCGTCGACGCGCAGTGTCGCACGACCCTGCCGCATGTCTTCGCGATCGGCGATTGCGCGCTCCACGCCAACCGCTTCGCCGACGGGGCGGCGATCCGGCTGGAGTCGGTGCAGAATGCCAACGATCAGGCGACGGTGGCCGCTCGCGCGATCGTCGGCCATGCGATCGACTATGACGTCGTGCCGTGGTTCTGGTCGAACCAGTATGACCTCAAACTCCAGACGGTCGGGCTGTCGTCCGGGCATGACGTCGCGGTGGTCCGCGGCGATCCGCAGACCGGCAGCTTCGCGGTCGTCTATCTCAAGGACGGGGCAGTGATCGCGCTCGACTGCGTCAACGCGGTCAAGGACTATGTCCAGGGACGCAAGCTGGTCGAAGGTCGGGTGCGCGCCGATCCGGCGGCGCTGGCCGATTTGACCGTGCCGCTAAAGACGTTAGCCCAGGAACAAGGATCTCAACCATGACCGATGCCCTGATCATCGATGCCGTCCGTACGCCACGCGGCATCGGCAAGGCCGGCAAGGGCGCGCTTGCCCATATGCATCCACAGCATCTGGCGGCGACTGTGCTGCGGGCGATAGCGGAGCGCAATGCGATCGACACGGCGGACGTTGACGACATCATCTGGTCGACCTCGACGCAGCGTGGCTTACAGGGCGGCGATCTCGGGCGGATGGCGGCGCTCGATGCGGGCTACGATATCAAGGCATCGGGGGTGACGCTCGATCGCTTCTGCGGCGGCGGCATCACTTCGGTCGCCCTGGCGGCGGCGCAGATCATGAGCGGGATGGAAGACCTGGTCATCGCCGGCGGGACCGAAATGATGAGCTACACCGGTGCGGTCGCCGCCGAGGACATGGCCGAGGGCAAGCCGGCGACGCTGATGGGATCGCATAATGCCCGCCTCGATGCCGCGCACCCGCAGTCGCACCAGGGCGTGTGCGGCGATGCGATCGCATCGATCGAGGGCATCAGTCGTGAGGACCTCGACGCATTCGGGCTCGACAGCCAGCGCAAGGCTGCGCGCGCGATCGCCGAAGGAAGGTTCGAGAAGTCGGTCGTGCCGGTGATCAACGACGACGGGACGGTCGTGCTCGACCGCGACGAATATCCGCGACCCGAGACCACGTCGGAAGGTTTGGCGCAATTAAAGCCCGCGTTCGCCGGCCTCGCCGACTGGGCATTCGACGACAGCGGCACGACGTTCCGCCAGCAAATCAACCGGCGGTATCCCGACGTCGATATCCGGCCGGTCCATCACGCCGGCAACTCGTCAGGCGTGGTCGATGGAGCCGCAGCGCTATTGCTGGCGTCGCCCGACTATGCGGCGCAGCATGGCCTGAAGCCGCGCGCACGGATCGTCGCGACCGCGAATATTGGCGATGATCCCACGCTGATGCTCAACGCCCCTGTGCCGGCGGCCCGGAAAGTGCTGGCGAAGGCCGGGTTGACCAAGGACGACATCGACCTGTGGGAGATCAACGAGGCCTTTGCGGTCGTCGCCGAGAAGTTCATTCGCGATCTCGAGCTCGATCGGTCTAAGGTGAATGTGAATGGCGGATCGATCGCCCTTGGTCATCCGATCGGTGCGACGGGCGCGATCCTGATCGGAACGGTGCTCGATGAGCTTGAACGTACCGGCGGGCGCTACGGCCTTGTGACCATGTGCGCAGCGGGCGGCATGGCGCCTGCGATCATCATCGAACGAGTTTGAAGGGCTGGCACATGAACATTTCGAACGACATCGCCGCGGTGGTGACCGGCGCCGCATCGGGCCTGGGCGCAGCGACCGCGCGGGCGTTGGCGGCCAAGGGCGCAAAGGTCGCAATCTTCGACTTGCAAGCGGAAAAAGGCGCGGCGCTGGCAGCCGAGATCGGCGGCGTGTTCTGCGAAGTAGACGTGACATCGGACGACAGCGTTGACGCGGGCTTCGCCAAGGCGCGCGCGGCGCACGGGCAAGAGGCGGTGCTGGTGTGCTGCGCTGGCACCGGCAACGCGATCAAGACTGCCAGCCGCGCGAAGGAAGACGGGAGCATCAAGCACTTCCCGCTCGACGCGTTCGAGCGGATCATCCAGATCAACCTGCTCGGCACGTTCCGCTGCGTCGCGAAATCCGCGGCGGGGATGCTGACGCTTTCACCTGGCAAGGATGGTGAGCGCGGCGCCATCGTCATGACGGCAAGCGTCGCAGCAGAGGATGGTCAGATGGGACAGGCGGCCTATTCGGCGTCGAAGGGCGGCGTCGCCGGCATGACGCTGCCGATCGCGCGCGACCTGATGAGCGAGGGCATTCGCGTCAACACCATCCTGCCGGGCATCTTCGCGACCCCGCTGATGCTCGGGATGGGCGACAAGGTCGTCGACGCCCTGTCGGCAACCGTGCCGTTCCCCAAGCGGCTGGGCGATCCGGCCGAGTTCGCGCATCTGGCGGTGACGATGATCGAGAACGGATATTTCAACGGTGAGCGCGTCCGCCTCGACGGCGCGATCCGCATGGCGCCTCGCTAACCCAAAGCGCGCGACGCGACCGCAAGCGCGGTCAGATGGAAAACAGCTTCGCTAGGCTCGTCATGCGCGCGCTGACGTCGGCGATCCGATCGTCGTCGAACCGCGCTTCGAAGTCGCTGGCGGTCAGCCCATAAAGCGGGCGTCCGTCGCCGCCCGATATGATGACGCCGATCGACACGATGCCGGGATACAGCGTTCCGCGATCGATGCCGTACCCCGTCTCGCGCGCCGTGCGAACCTGTTCGACATAGTCGTCGGCGCTGATCGGGCCCTCCCACCTCAGTTTCCTGAACGCCGCGCGAAGCTGGGGATCGGTCATCTTGAGATATGCCGCCATTGCGCGACCGACAGCGCCCATCATGATCGGCAGGCGCTGTTTCACCGGCATGTCGAGCCGCATCGGCTGATCCGATACCGCCCGTTCGATCAGGATCATGCGGTCGGGTGTCGCCTGCCATATCCCGACCAGGCACGATGTCTCGGTTGCGAGACGATTGAGTTCGGGCCTGATCTCGGCGACCAAGCTGTGTCCCAGAAGCTTGCGAGACAGCGTGAGCAGTCCGCCGCCAAGCGCATAGGTCTTTGACGGCTCATCGAAGTTAACCAGCTTCTCGACTACCAACGTCCGCAGGATGTTGAATGCTGTCGATGGGTTGATCTTGGTCTCCCGCGCCAATGCGCTGACGCCCATCGGTTTGTCGCTGACCTCGAGCGCGTGAAGCAGCTTGACCGCCTGTACGACCGCTCCCACGAGCTTGACATTGCTATCGTCCGGATTGCCCATGCGG
The nucleotide sequence above comes from Roseomonas aeriglobus. Encoded proteins:
- a CDS encoding acyl-CoA dehydrogenase family protein is translated as MHHRRRSDAVSARAEEIAGRVEAFVRNTVAPFERDPRCGAHGPSEDLVAELRGLARTAGVLTPHILPGGEHLHHREVAIVLRKAGLSPLGPVAVNVAAPDEGNMYLLGARATDEQKARFLAPLIAGEARSAFFMTEPAVEGGAGSDPSMMQTTAMRDGNHWRIDGHKAFITGADGARVGIVMAKADEGACLFLVDLPDPAIRIERVLDTIDSSMPGGHAIVAIDGLRVPADQMLGEPGDGFKLAQVRLAPARLTHCMRWLGACTRANEIAVDYANRRHAFGKPLVDHEGVGFMLAENLIDLKQAELVIDWCAGVLDGGSLGTAESSMAKVAVSEALMRIADRCVQVMGGTGVSGDTIVEQVFREVRAFRIYDGPTEVHKWSLAKKIKRDWKAAQA
- a CDS encoding IS5 family transposase (programmed frameshift): MSDLYWLTDEQMARLQPFFPKSHGKPRVDDRRVLSGIIFVNRNGLRWCDAPKDYGPHKTLYNRWKRWSERGIFLRMMEGLAAAEAVPKTVMIDATYLKAHRTASSLRGKKGDLGRLIGRTKGGMNTKLHAVSDADGRPLSFFMTAGQVSDYTGAAALLDDLPKAQWLLGDRGYDADWFRDALEAKGIQPCIPGRRSRNEPVRYDKRRYRRRSRIEIMFGRLKDWRRVATRYDRCPTVFFSAVALAATVIFWL
- a CDS encoding alpha/beta fold hydrolase gives rise to the protein MTERVQTRDGELALDRLGPETAPVVVLLHGGGQTRYSWSGAAEQLAANGYHVLNFDARGHGESAWASDGCYTLDARAEDLRAILGDAPVYALIGASLGGATAIHAVALGLRPQALVLVDVVPNAERAGIERIRRFMLSAPDGFASLDEAADAVAAYNPERPRPRDPEGLRRNLRLRDDGRLHWHWDPAILGDEKATMRSVLAASSRRLAEVADLRTLLVRGLRSDVVSDASVAAFREMLPSLEVFNVAGAGHMVAGDRNDAFNTAVRAYLEKHMPPLARVAL
- a CDS encoding SDR family NAD(P)-dependent oxidoreductase → MNISNDIAAVVTGAASGLGAATARALAAKGAKVAIFDLQAEKGAALAAEIGGVFCEVDVTSDDSVDAGFAKARAAHGQEAVLVCCAGTGNAIKTASRAKEDGSIKHFPLDAFERIIQINLLGTFRCVAKSAAGMLTLSPGKDGERGAIVMTASVAAEDGQMGQAAYSASKGGVAGMTLPIARDLMSEGIRVNTILPGIFATPLMLGMGDKVVDALSATVPFPKRLGDPAEFAHLAVTMIENGYFNGERVRLDGAIRMAPR
- a CDS encoding acetyl-CoA C-acetyltransferase — encoded protein: MTDALIIDAVRTPRGIGKAGKGALAHMHPQHLAATVLRAIAERNAIDTADVDDIIWSTSTQRGLQGGDLGRMAALDAGYDIKASGVTLDRFCGGGITSVALAAAQIMSGMEDLVIAGGTEMMSYTGAVAAEDMAEGKPATLMGSHNARLDAAHPQSHQGVCGDAIASIEGISREDLDAFGLDSQRKAARAIAEGRFEKSVVPVINDDGTVVLDRDEYPRPETTSEGLAQLKPAFAGLADWAFDDSGTTFRQQINRRYPDVDIRPVHHAGNSSGVVDGAAALLLASPDYAAQHGLKPRARIVATANIGDDPTLMLNAPVPAARKVLAKAGLTKDDIDLWEINEAFAVVAEKFIRDLELDRSKVNVNGGSIALGHPIGATGAILIGTVLDELERTGGRYGLVTMCAAGGMAPAIIIERV
- a CDS encoding phosphotransferase family protein yields the protein MSEKAISSPFFDQRRLSAWLNLQAPEVGDVESVERFAGGQSNPTFALHAAGGRYVLRRKPQGALLRGAHAVEREARVQSALYAAGFPVPRIIATCEDAGVVGSPFYVMALVEGRMFWESSFAAASPSERPLLFDAMNATLARLHAIRPGDVGLGDYGRPDRYVERQIARWSAQYRADGGAGRVPELEALAAWLPTAVPKDEETAIVHGDFRVDNLIFAPDRPEIVAVIDWELSTLGHPIADFAYHLMMYRLLPSFPGGLLGVDISAARLPTEASYVERYSERTGRKGVADLDFYLCYNLFRFAAIIHGIKGRMLRGNASSAEAGRLVEQLPTIARLAHEQGVRAGMPA
- a CDS encoding IclR family transcriptional regulator — translated: MGNPDDSNVKLVGAVVQAVKLLHALEVSDKPMGVSALARETKINPSTAFNILRTLVVEKLVNFDEPSKTYALGGGLLTLSRKLLGHSLVAEIRPELNRLATETSCLVGIWQATPDRMILIERAVSDQPMRLDMPVKQRLPIMMGAVGRAMAAYLKMTDPQLRAAFRKLRWEGPISADDYVEQVRTARETGYGIDRGTLYPGIVSIGVIISGGDGRPLYGLTASDFEARFDDDRIADVSARMTSLAKLFSI
- a CDS encoding FAD-dependent oxidoreductase, giving the protein MTTGDVVIVGAGHAGAACAITLRQQGFLGSVHVIGAENELPYERPPLSKEYLQGDKPFDRMLIRPPGFWRDRDIVFQLGTRVTTVDPDARTVRTDAGDIIGFGDLVWATGGEPRRLTCDGHDLAGVHTVRTRADADRMRSELPGVERVAVIGGGYIGLEAAAVMAKAGKSVVLLEALDRVLSRVAGAALSDFFEGTHCAHGVDVRVGTMVECLLGSGRVEGVRLVGGEVIAADLVVVGVGIVPAVDPLLAAGAEGGNGVRVDAQCRTTLPHVFAIGDCALHANRFADGAAIRLESVQNANDQATVAARAIVGHAIDYDVVPWFWSNQYDLKLQTVGLSSGHDVAVVRGDPQTGSFAVVYLKDGAVIALDCVNAVKDYVQGRKLVEGRVRADPAALADLTVPLKTLAQEQGSQP
- a CDS encoding SDR family NAD(P)-dependent oxidoreductase; this encodes MTAPFDCSGRVALVTGASSGIGRRFATILAQGGAAVVVAARRADMLAELEAEILAAGGRARAVAMDVADETSVIAAFDAAAAAFGPVDTVIANAGMNAPGSALGLDVDALDRLLSVNVRGVFLTAREGARRMVAAGSSEHGRGRIVLVSSITGAWVPTGTAAYAASKAAVNQMGRALANDWAGKGINVNVLAPGYMMTELTDDMWELPMGQKLLARFPRRRIMSAAALDPMLLYLASDASAEVTGSVFTIDDGQTL